Proteins from a genomic interval of Lolium perenne isolate Kyuss_39 chromosome 1, Kyuss_2.0, whole genome shotgun sequence:
- the LOC127306241 gene encoding protein RESPONSE TO LOW SULFUR 2-like, with product MDGKSSELARAVAEAEAREERLRRELEAALARVAVAEEAEERLCVQLGELEAEAMEQALEYQQHVRALSERLAFMDGVLRSSGALQSAVVAGGMH from the coding sequence ATGGACGGCAAGAGCTCGGAGCTCGCGAGGGCGGTGGCCGAGGCGGAGGCGAGAGAGGAGCGGCTGCGGCGGGAGCTGGAGGCGGCGCTGGCGcgggtggccgtggcggaggaggccgaggagcgGCTGTGCGTGCAGCTCGGCGAGCTGGAGGCGGAGGCCATGGAGCAGGCTCTCGAGTACCAGCAGCACGTGAGGGCGCTCTCCGAGAGGCTCGCCTTCATGGACGGCGTGCTCAGGTCCTCCGGCGCCCTCCAGAGCGCCGTCGTCGCCGGCGGCATGCACTGA